The following coding sequences lie in one Spirosoma sp. KUDC1026 genomic window:
- a CDS encoding TonB-dependent receptor: MGRMIRLAMVGVLLSGLVRAQTIRLSGIVSDSATGKPLVGAAVIIDYQKHLTGTHTDEHGHYALDVSPQEHIIIVRLVGYTPVRRVVPRSTGPRTVNISLVTVESHLEEVIVTTKGFDQTIRQPILGVNQLNINALRKLPSALGEVDLLRGLQVLPGVSSVGEAANGLNIRGGTTDQNLILLDETPIFNPTHMFGLFSVFPPDVLGSVNLYKGNVPARFGGRAASVLDVSLRNPGLDSLRGSGGISVVSNKLTLEVPLVKNRLAILVSGRGAFNDFLLPLASERLRGIRAQFGDGVIKAFWRVNDRNTLTGMIYGSKDNFQTPLLANLPNVNGTATRYDHQTLNGLLRWFTALSPQLNLQTSLVYVHYVPRILSPELDGNLVSLRSSVLQRQFSSTLNYQKLNQKLDVGLTATHYRIEPGTLLPGQSQQVNYVTTPTENGLEVALHADYERNVSERLALSAGLRYSGFLSLGPALVRRYAAGESRDDFSVIDSVLYRAGQVSKAYGGPEPRLGIRYSLSPNASLKFGYNLMRQYLQQVTNTTTPLPTSRWKTADANIRPQVSQLVTAGYFLSFKRNIYELTAEGYYRATQHIIDYKPGADFLLQPYPETQLLQGRSVAYGLELMVSKKKGDLTGWVNYTYARTLNQVNQGVSVEQAINAGRWYRANYDRPHTLNANMTIDVGRHNTFSFTFAYSTGRPYSSPTGYVSINGAQFPYYGERNNERLPDYHRLDLAWNIYNPSMRHRRWEGRWAFTIYNLYGQPNAYSVFFRTENGKTNPYQLQIFAAPIVSLAYNFVFK, from the coding sequence ATCCGGCTCAGTGGCATTGTCAGCGATTCGGCCACGGGGAAACCGCTGGTCGGGGCTGCCGTGATCATCGACTATCAGAAACACCTGACGGGAACCCACACGGACGAGCACGGCCACTACGCCCTCGACGTATCGCCCCAGGAGCACATCATCATTGTCCGTCTGGTGGGCTACACGCCGGTGCGCCGGGTCGTTCCCCGTAGCACCGGTCCCCGCACCGTGAATATTAGCCTAGTGACAGTCGAAAGTCACCTGGAAGAAGTGATCGTGACCACAAAGGGGTTCGACCAGACAATACGTCAGCCCATCCTGGGTGTCAATCAGCTCAATATCAATGCGCTGCGAAAACTGCCGTCCGCGCTGGGCGAAGTTGATCTGCTGCGGGGGTTGCAGGTACTGCCCGGCGTTAGCAGCGTGGGTGAAGCCGCCAACGGGCTCAATATCCGGGGCGGCACTACCGATCAGAACCTGATTCTGCTCGACGAGACACCAATATTTAACCCGACCCACATGTTTGGCTTGTTTTCCGTGTTCCCGCCCGATGTGCTTGGCTCGGTCAATCTATACAAGGGCAACGTACCGGCTCGCTTCGGTGGGCGGGCGGCCTCGGTGCTGGACGTTTCCCTGCGCAATCCCGGCCTGGATTCGCTGCGGGGATCGGGGGGCATTAGTGTAGTTTCCAACAAACTGACGCTGGAGGTGCCACTCGTGAAAAACCGCCTGGCGATCCTGGTGTCGGGTCGCGGGGCGTTCAACGACTTTCTGCTGCCCCTGGCGAGCGAGCGGCTGCGGGGTATTCGGGCCCAGTTTGGCGATGGCGTGATCAAAGCGTTCTGGCGGGTAAACGACCGGAACACACTGACGGGAATGATTTATGGCAGTAAAGACAATTTCCAGACGCCCCTGCTGGCGAATCTGCCCAACGTAAACGGTACCGCGACCCGCTACGACCACCAGACGCTGAATGGACTATTGCGCTGGTTTACAGCCCTGTCACCACAGCTAAACCTGCAAACCTCGCTGGTATACGTGCATTACGTTCCCCGGATTCTGTCGCCCGAACTGGATGGTAATCTGGTCAGCCTACGTTCCTCGGTGCTACAGCGGCAGTTCAGTTCAACCCTCAATTATCAGAAACTGAATCAGAAACTGGACGTCGGCCTGACCGCCACCCATTACCGTATTGAACCTGGTACGCTGCTGCCGGGGCAGAGTCAGCAGGTGAACTACGTAACGACGCCCACCGAAAATGGACTGGAAGTGGCCCTGCACGCTGATTACGAACGTAATGTCAGTGAGCGGCTGGCCCTCTCGGCAGGTCTTCGGTATTCGGGCTTTTTATCGCTGGGGCCGGCGCTGGTTCGCCGGTACGCGGCTGGGGAGTCGCGGGATGATTTTTCGGTGATCGACTCAGTTTTGTACCGGGCGGGGCAGGTGAGCAAGGCGTACGGCGGGCCGGAGCCTCGTTTGGGAATTCGGTACTCGCTGTCGCCCAACGCGTCGCTGAAATTTGGGTATAACCTGATGCGGCAGTATCTGCAACAGGTCACCAATACCACAACGCCCCTGCCGACGTCGCGCTGGAAAACCGCGGATGCCAATATCCGCCCCCAGGTGAGTCAGCTCGTGACCGCGGGGTATTTCCTTAGTTTCAAACGGAACATCTACGAACTGACGGCCGAAGGGTACTACCGGGCCACGCAGCACATCATCGACTACAAACCCGGCGCTGACTTTTTGTTACAGCCGTACCCCGAAACGCAACTCTTGCAGGGACGTAGCGTGGCGTACGGGCTGGAACTGATGGTGAGTAAGAAGAAAGGGGATCTGACGGGCTGGGTGAATTACACCTATGCCCGGACGCTGAACCAGGTGAATCAGGGCGTCTCGGTTGAGCAGGCGATCAACGCGGGGCGCTGGTACCGCGCCAACTACGACCGCCCTCATACTCTCAACGCTAACATGACCATCGACGTGGGGCGGCACAACACCTTTAGTTTTACGTTTGCCTACAGCACCGGCCGACCCTATTCAAGCCCGACGGGCTACGTCAGTATCAACGGCGCGCAGTTTCCGTACTATGGCGAGCGAAACAACGAGCGGCTGCCCGACTACCACCGGCTGGACCTGGCCTGGAACATCTACAACCCCAGTATGCGGCACCGGCGCTGGGAGGGACGCTGGGCGTTTACTATCTATAATCTGTACGGGCAGCCGAACGCCTATTCCGTCTTTTTCCGCACGGAGAACGGGAAGACCAATCCGTATCAACTCCAGATCTTCGCGGCTCCAATCGTATCGCTGGCTTACAATTTTGTCTTCAAATAG